CTCTCTACCAAGTACTAGTATTATGTTCATGATGGCATACATGTTTGGCGTTGGCGTGTAAAGTTACAGATTACAACAAGCAAGCAAGCTGATGCTGATGCTGATGGAGGAGGAGAGGAAATACAAGTAAATCAGGATTTCCAGTCATCCAgccaggagagggagggaggggaatGGATTGGATGAAACCAGCATATATATAATGCAGCATTTTTCAGACCTGGAATTGCTCCATCTGTACGTCTGATGCCTTGAGCGGGACGTAGTCTCCGAGGTATACCTCGAGGTGGTCGGAGATGCCCGCCTTGTCGATGCTCTCGTGGTGGTAGCTCTTGCAGACGAGGTAGACGAGCGTCTGCGCGACGAGCGCGAGCATGACGACGCAGGAGAGCGCGGCGAGCGCGAGGACGCCGAGGACGAGCCTGGTTGGCGCGGAGGATCCCCCCTTGATGACCCAGGCGCGGAAGGCGAGCTCGACGACTGCGAAGACGAGGTTGAGCGTGACgaagatggcggcggcggtgggcagCTTCCCCCGGATGAGGTCCTTGCTCTTCCGCATGGCGGCGAACCCCTTGTAGTCCTCGAGCACGGAGACGACGCTGGCGAGGTGCCAGACGACGCTGAGGTAGACGAGTCCGGCGAGGTacgcgaggaggacgaggaagGCGAGCAGGCCCGCGAGGCCGGAGCCGTTgtcggcggcgacgaggaggccgACGAGGacgagcacggcggcggcgttgtAGGCGAAGAGCAGCGCGAAGGCCGCGAGGAAGGTTGCGGCGAGCCGCCTCCAGACGCGCGGCACGACGGAGAGCACGCGCGGGAAGGTGAGCGCGTCGTGCTTGGCGGAGTAGACGGAGGCGACggagaagacggcggcggcggtggcgaggagcgagaggaggaggagcgcgaggaggTATGCGGCCTTGAAGAGGAGGAGCGCGAGCCAGTCGGAGGCGAGGCGCGAGaggaggcggcgctgggcgTCGGTGCCCGGG
The Panicum hallii strain FIL2 chromosome 6, PHallii_v3.1, whole genome shotgun sequence genome window above contains:
- the LOC112896499 gene encoding uncharacterized protein LOC112896499 — its product is MECEPEELQFLGAAGVYSASAQVLRGPHRPLFARIAAAFVLPLSALFLLHIAISHALFRHIDSDDTALDASSPGTDAQRRLLSRLASDWLALLLFKAAYLLALLLLSLLATAAAVFSVASVYSAKHDALTFPRVLSVVPRVWRRLAATFLAAFALLFAYNAAAVLVLVGLLVAADNGSGLAGLLAFLVLLAYLAGLVYLSVVWHLASVVSVLEDYKGFAAMRKSKDLIRGKLPTAAAIFVTLNLVFAVVELAFRAWVIKGGSSAPTRLVLGVLALAALSCVVMLALVAQTLVYLVCKSYHHESIDKAGISDHLEVYLGDYVPLKASDVQMEQFQV